The Lycium barbarum isolate Lr01 chromosome 12, ASM1917538v2, whole genome shotgun sequence genome includes a region encoding these proteins:
- the LOC132624348 gene encoding uncharacterized protein LOC132624348, with product MGPYQPELKVFLQTKFGDKIRQFNHDWYKPPYSDWLEYSIKNAAAFCLCCYLFKNEFESCGNAGRAFADDDFRSWNDGPARLKSHVGEVNSTHNKCFNRMLDLKNQRQSIRASFSNLNEKDKSDYQIYLNASINLVRFLLRNGLSFRGHDESEDSEYKGLFLELLEFHGNNHPDVEKDIVEFCAKETIKVIIKDLDGDYFGILVDDISHTEQMALVLRYVDKSGELIERFLGIVHMSDSSARSLQKEIYSLLEDHSLCLSKLRGQVYDEASNMQGEKNGLKSSILQDAPSAYCIHCFGHQLQLALVALSRIHSDVKNFFYVVTNVLNTIGTSFTRRELFRQHQVEKLEELLKAGEIFTGRGLNQERGLQ from the exons ATGGGGCCTTATCAACCGGAACTGAAAGTATTTCTTCAAACTAAGTTTGGGGATAAGATACGTCAATTTAATCATGATTGGTACAAGCCTCCATATTCTGATTGGTTGGAATATAGCATAAAAAATGCTGCTGCATTTTGTTTGTGTTGTTATTTGTTCAAGAATGAATTTGAAAGTTGTGGTAATGCGGGGAGAGCATTTGCCGACGATGATTTTAGGAGTTGGAACGATGGTCCAGCGAGACTAAAATCACATGTTGGTGAAGTAAATAGTACTCATAATAAATGTTTCAATAGGATGCTAGATTTGAAAAATCAACGTCAATCGATTCGAGCTTCTTTTTCCAATCTCAATGAGAAAGACAAGAGTGATTATCAAATTTACTTAAATGCCTCGATTAATTTGGTAAGGTTTCTCCTAAGAAATGGATTATCATTTCGTGGTCATGATGAGAGTGAAGATTCCGAATACAAAGgtctttttcttgaacttttggaATTTCATGGAAATAACCACCCGGATGTGGAAAAG GATATCGTGGAATTTTGTGCTAAAGAAACAATTAAAGTTATCATCAAAGACTTGGATGGTGATTATTTTGGTATATTAGTTGATGACATCTCACATACAGAGCAAATGGCCCTAGTCTTGCGATACGTTGACAAGAGTGGAGAGTTGATAGAGCGCTTTTTGGGCATTGTCCATATGAGTGATTCATCTGCAAGATCATTACAGAAAGAAATTTATTCTTTACTTGAGGATCACTCACTATGTTTATCGAAATTACGTGGACAAGTTTATGATGAAGCTAGTAATATGCAAGGAGAAAAAAATGGCCTAAAGTCTTCAATTTTGCAAGATGCTCCATCTGCATATTGTATTCACTGTTTTGGTCACCAGCTGCAATTGGCACTTGTCGCTCTGTCTAGAATACACTCGGATGTGAAAAATTTCTTTTATGTTGTCACTAATGTATTGAATACTATTGGAACATCTTTTACGCGCAGGGAATTATTTCGACAAcaccaagtggagaagttggaagaatTACTTAAAGCCGGAGAAATTTTTACTGGGCGAGGATTGAATCAAGAACGTGGTCTTCAATGA
- the LOC132624347 gene encoding uncharacterized protein LOC132624347, which translates to MKEDSPLKLDRLVAAGNLLDNIQEFEFVFILHLMFKMLLFTNELNRALQKKDQDIVNVMELLNLAKIRLQKMKESELESLMDDVYSFCGKHEILIPKMDDDYPRLKRKRSTVSYLHHFHVKVFYAVIDLQLQELNNRFDVVTDELLLGMASLNPVDSFANFDKNGRDSKFLNLKGIKDLAIVMEKTKLDQIWSLVYLLVKLTLVLPVATASVERAFSSMKFIKNDLRNRIGEEFLNGCLVCKLERKVFATISNDVIMDRFQRMKPHRVQM; encoded by the exons ATGAAAGAAGATTCCCCACTCAAGCTTGATAGACTTGTTGCAGCAGGAAATCTTTTGGATAACATTCAGGAATTTGAATTTGTCTTTATTTTGCATTTGATGTTCAAGATGTTGCTTTTTACAAATGAATTGAATAGAGCTTTACAAAAGAAAGATCAAGATATCGTCAATGTTATGGAGTTGCTTAACCTTGCAAAGATAAGATtgcaaaaaatgaaagaaagtgaaTTGGAGTCTTTGATGGATGACGTTTATTCATTTTGTGGAAAACATGAAATTTTGATTCCCAAAATGGATGATGACTATCCAAGATTGAAGCGTAAGAGGTCCACAGTTTCATATTTACATCACTTTCATGTGAAAGTATTTTATGCAGTTATTGATTTGCAACTTCAAGAGCTCAATAATCGTTTTGATGTTGTGACTGATGAATTACTCCTTGGTATGGCTAGTTTGAATCCCGTCGATTCATTTGCTAATTTTGACAAGAACGGG CGTGATAGCAAGTTTCTTAACTTGAAGGGGATTAAGGATCTTGCTATTGTGATGGAAAAAACAAAATTGGATCAAATTTGGTCTCTTGTTTATTTACTTGTGAAGCTGACATTGGTTTTACCTGTTGCCACTGCAAGTGTGGAAAGAGCATTTTCCTCAATGAAGTTCATAAAAAATGATCTACGCAATCGCATTGGTGAAGAATTTCTAAATGGTTGTTTAGTTTGTAAGTTAGAGCGTAAGGTATTTGCAACTATAAGCAATGATGTTATTATGGATCGTTTTCAAAGGATGAAGCCTCATCGAGTTCAAATGTAA